The Kiritimatiellales bacterium genomic sequence GAAGTTGTCCTGCTCGGCGGAGTGTTACGGCGCGGCAAACCGGAACTGACCGGCATCGTCACCGAAAAAATTCTCAGCATGTTCGCGGTAGATATTGCATTTCAGGGCGCGGATGGCATCGGGCTTGACGGGACACTTTACACCGGCGATCCGCGCGTCGCGGAAGTTGACCGCCGGATTCGCGCGCAGGCGGAACGCACATATGTTTTGGCGAACAGCAGTAAGATTGGAAAGACGGCGTTAATCGCACATGGGTCGCTGCAGGATACGAAAGCGCTGATTACCGATGCCGGAATTTCTTCCGCTCACCGGAAAGCGCTGAAAAATTCCGGTACGCAGTTCATTTTGGCGGAGATGCCGTAATATTATAAGGAAACGAAAATGAAAAAAGAGTCATTAGATGCCGGGTTAAATTCACTGAAAATTGAAACGGATGCGGTTCATGCAATGATTGATTATCTGGATCAGGCTGCATTCGGAAAGGCGGTGGATGCGCTGGCGAGCTGTCCGCGTATTATGACCTGCGCCAGCGGATCGTCGGGTATCGCGGCTAAAAAATTTGCACACTCGCTGTGCTGCATCGAACGCGGGGCAATGTTTATGCCGCCGGCGGAAGCGGTGCACGGCGGACTCGGCGGACTGAAACCTGAAGATGTTCTGGTGATGGTGTCGCGCGGCGGAAAAACTGTTGAACTGCTGCCGATCATTGATGTGTGCAATAAAAAAGGCGCCACGCTGATTGCCGTTACAGAAAATCTGGATTCACCGCTTGCTCGCGCTGCGGACATTGTGCTGCAATTGCAGATCGAACGGGAGAGCGATTCGTTAAGCGTGATGGCGACAGCAAGCTTTATTGCGACTGTGGCGCTGTTTGATGCGCTGTTAAGTGCGTTGATTGTCGAAACCGGATATACACGCGAGCAGTTCGGCTTAATTCATCCCGGCGGCGCAGTCGGTGAAATGCTTAACAAATAAATTTTAAAGGAGAAATATGTACCGGAATTATAAGATCAGAGCACCGTTTTTTGAAATCGGGCCGAAAGCGTATTTATACGGTGAAGGAATGCTGGCGCTGGCTTTGGACATTGACCGCGTCGCGGAAAAGTATGACGTCGATATTATCGTCACGCCGCAATACACCGACATCAAACTGCTTGCCGATAACACACGCCGGATTCATGTGTATGCCCCGCACATGGATTCTCTGCCGGTTGGACGCGGGCTCGGCTCCGTTCTTCCGGAAGCGGTGAAAGCTGCCGGTGCAGTCGGTGTAATGCTGAACCATGCGGAGAAAAAACTGACGCTGGAGGAGATTGAAAAAACAATCCGGCGCGCCGATGAAGTCGGTCTGGCAACGATTGTTTGCGCCGACACAGTGGAAGAAATTAAAGCGATTGCGGCGATGGGGCCGAACCTGATGGTGGCTGAGCCGACGTCGTTGATCGGTACCGGTACGCCGAGTGGTCCGGAATATGTGCGCGCAACGATTGATGCAGTGCAAGCCGTCAATCCGGACATCATGGTTCTGCAAGGTGCCGGAATTTCCACCGGACAGGATGTATATAATGTAATTGCCGCCGGTGCGATGGCGACAGGCTGTACCAGCGGAATTATTAAAGCGGCGAATCCGCCGGCGATGGTGGAAGAGATGATCTGCGCGCTGCGGACAGCGTGGGATGAGCGTAATCAGAAAAATAAATAGAAAGGAATAGTTATGGCTGTCTTCAGAAAGACGATTGAATTGCAGTCCAAAGACCACATGCCCTGTTTTCATAATGTAACAGACGGCGTGAAAGCCATTGTGGCTGAATCCGGAATTAAAAACGGCATTTGCGTGGTGTATTCACATCATACAACCTGTTCTGTGATCACACAGGAATGCTCACATGACCTCAACTATTTCGGCCGCGAGTTTCTGCAGGTTGATTTGATGGAGATCATGGAAAAAATGATTCCGACCTGCCGCACCGAGGGGCAGTATCATCACCCCGGTCCGGAACACATCAAATTTGCATTGAGTTTTCCGGACGAAGAACCGAAAGGCAGTTTGAATACGGATGCACATTTGCGCTCCTGTTTTTTCGGCCGTTCGGAAACCATCGTATTGCACGACGGTGAAGTGTCGCTCGGCGATTTCGGGTTCATCTATTTCATCGACTGGGATCAGGTTCGTGAACGCA encodes the following:
- a CDS encoding SIS domain-containing protein, which codes for MKKESLDAGLNSLKIETDAVHAMIDYLDQAAFGKAVDALASCPRIMTCASGSSGIAAKKFAHSLCCIERGAMFMPPAEAVHGGLGGLKPEDVLVMVSRGGKTVELLPIIDVCNKKGATLIAVTENLDSPLARAADIVLQLQIERESDSLSVMATASFIATVALFDALLSALIVETGYTREQFGLIHPGGAVGEMLNK
- a CDS encoding triose-phosphate isomerase: MYRNYKIRAPFFEIGPKAYLYGEGMLALALDIDRVAEKYDVDIIVTPQYTDIKLLADNTRRIHVYAPHMDSLPVGRGLGSVLPEAVKAAGAVGVMLNHAEKKLTLEEIEKTIRRADEVGLATIVCADTVEEIKAIAAMGPNLMVAEPTSLIGTGTPSGPEYVRATIDAVQAVNPDIMVLQGAGISTGQDVYNVIAAGAMATGCTSGIIKAANPPAMVEEMICALRTAWDERNQKNK
- a CDS encoding secondary thiamine-phosphate synthase enzyme YjbQ, coding for MAVFRKTIELQSKDHMPCFHNVTDGVKAIVAESGIKNGICVVYSHHTTCSVITQECSHDLNYFGREFLQVDLMEIMEKMIPTCRTEGQYHHPGPEHIKFALSFPDEEPKGSLNTDAHLRSCFFGRSETIVLHDGEVSLGDFGFIYFIDWDQVRERKRVCEVQIIGE